The genomic segment ATCTTGACCTTGCCGCAGGCCTACGACACCCCACTGATCGGTCGCGGCGTTGCCCTCTCCGCCGGGCAACAGCAACGCCTCGGCATTGCCCGGGCGATCTACGGACGTCCGCGCGTGGTGGTCCTCGATGAACCCAATGCGAACCTCGACATGGCTGGGGAAGCCGCCCTCATGACCACGTTACGACTCTTACAACGGGATGGCTGTACGGTGGTGGTGGTCACACATCGCACGAATGTGCTCCAGGCCGTGCACAAGATCGCGCTGATCGTGCAGGGGAAACTGGCCCGGTATGGATCGCGTGAAGAGATCCTGGCGGCCATGGCCCAACCGCCGTCCGCGGTGTCTCCACCAAGTCCGGCAGCAAACGCACGCTTGGAGCATGTCCTGCCGGTCGTTCCGGAACAAACTGTGTAAAGGAGTGTGCTCATGTGTAGTCGACAGGTGCCCTATGTCTGAGTTATTGCTCGACGCGCCACGTCACAGCTTGAGCGACGACCGCGCGATCTGCCGGCAGGGGTTTGCGCTGGTGCTGGTGGTCTTCGGCGGATTCGGAGCGTGGGCGGCGCTGGCCCCGCTGCAGAGTGCCTCCTTGGCACCGGGGGTCATTACCGTGGAGCACTACCGGAAAACGGTGCAGCACCTGGAGGGCGGCATTATTCGAAGTCTTGCGGTGCAGGATGGGGACTCCGTGCAGCACGACCAGGTGCTCGCGACACTGGACGATACCCACTCACGGGCGCAGCTGGAAGTCTTGCGGGGGCAGCTCTATAGCAGGACCGCGCAGGAAGCCCGCCTGGCAGCCCAGCGCGACGGACTTCCGGTCGTACACTATCCCCCAGACTTACTCGCACACCGAGATGACCCGCGCGTCCAGGACGCGCTGCGGTTGCAGGATCAAACATTTGCGGTGCGCCGGGTGGCGAGCGACGGTGAGCGGGCGGTGTATCGCCGACAGATCGAGCAACTGCGGGCCAAGGTGAAGGGGCTGCACACGCAGATGGTCAACCGCGATCGACTCGTGGAGTCCTACCGGGGAGAGCTTGCCGACTTCACAAGTCTGTTGAAGGAGGGCTTCACCGAGAAACAGAAGGTCGAGGAACTCGACCGAGCCCTGGCTCAGAGCGAGGGCCAACGAGGGCAACTGCTGTCCGATATCGCGGCGAGTGAGTTACACATGGCGGAGATCGAACTGAAAATCCTGCAAGTGCAGAAAGACCTGCAACGGGATGTCGCCAAAGAGCTGAGCACCGTCCAGGACGAACTCTTCCAGCTCCGGGAGAAAGTGCAGTCGCTGGAGAGTCTGGTCAACCGTGCCGTCATCAAGGCCCCCGTCTCCGGGATGGTACTGGGGTTGACCCTGCATACCCTTGGAGCCGTGCTCCCCCCGGGTGGACGGTTGCTCGACATCGTCCCGCAACATCAGAAGCTCATCATCGAAGCCCAAGTCGCGCCCATCGACATTGATCGGGTCACGGTGGGACAGGTCGCGGAGGTGCGGTTCAGCGCGTTCAAGACCCGCGATGTGCCCACGATCGAGGGGACGCTGATCAGTCTCTCGGCGGATCGGCTTGTACGAGACACCAAAGAAAGTACGAGCGGGGAAACCGCATACTATTTGGCACGGGTCGCTGTCTCTCCCAAGGGCCTCGAGGCCCTGAGTTCAGCCAACCTTGAACTGGTACCGGGAATGCCCGCGGAGGTGCTCATCAAGACCGGGGCACGAACCTTGGTGCAGTATTTGATGAAGCCTCTGACCGACACCTTCACACGCGCCTTTCTCGAGGATTGAGCGGAGAGACGACGCGGTCTCCTTCCAATCCAGACGGGTGTCCTGGTAACCACGCACAAAGCGGAGTCGATGACAATGGGAAACCTCATCCTTCTCGTGTTGACCCTGACGCTTCTCAGCCCGACGGCCGAGGCGGCAGAACGCCCACCAGCCAATTTACTGGAACTCTACGATCTGGCGTTGGCCACCAATCCAGTCGTGATGGGCCGAAAGTATTCCGTTGTGCAGGTGGAGGCCCAGCAGGATCAGGCTCGCAGCAAACTCTTGCCCCAAGTGTCGGCCACGGGCTTCATCTCGTGGAACGAATTGACTCAAGAAACCACGAACGCCTTCACACAACAAACGACAGATTTCACGTCACAGTATCAAGGGTTGCGCGGTGTGGTGCAGGCGCGGCAAGCGCTGTTCGACCTGGCCTCCTATCGCGCCTATGAGGGCGCGGGGTTGACCGTGAAGCAGGCAGAGCAAGACTTGGAGAACGCCCGCATGGGGCTCGCCACCGACTTAGTCGATCGCTATTTGGAGTACTTGCAGGCCCATGATGAGGCCACATACGTACAGAGCGAATTAGACGTGACTGACGGGGAGATGCAGCGGATCCGCCGCCTGTACGAGCGCGCCATGGCGAAGGTCACCGATCTCTACGAGGTGGAGGCCTACTACCAGACCCTCAAAACGCGAGAACTTGAACTCCACAATGCGAAGGCCATTGCCTTGGAAAAGGTGCGAGAAATAGTTGGGGTGCCGGTGCTTGATCTTGCGCGCCTGACGAAAGAAGAGTTGCCGTCAGTGCCTGGGCAAGCCGATCAGTGGGTGGCCGACGCGGTCTCGCGTCATCCGGCCATCCAGGCGTTGCACCACGCAATGGACGCGACGGCGAAGAGCATCGCCAGTCAGTGGGCCAACCATCTCCCACAGTTGTCTCTGCAGATGAGCGGTATTTATGCCAAGAATGGTGGGTTCGATAACCGCCAGCTGGACCCGTATACGGTCGGTACCTTGGGGCTGCAGCTCAATATGCCGCTGTATTCCGGCGGAAGTGTGAAAGCCGGGGAGCGCGAAGCCATCGCCCGTTTTGAAATGACCAAATACAAGCACGTGCAAAAGCAACGGGAGATCGAACGGGAGACGCGGACGGCGTATCTGAATGCCCAAACAGGATACTCACGCATCGCCTCGACGGCGCGCGAGGTGGAGGCCCGCATCAAAGCCCGGGATGGCCAGCAACGGGGCTATGAGCTGGGCGCAGCGACGATCGTGGCGCTGCTGGAAGCGAAAAAGAATCTCCTCAAATCTCGGTTTGCCTACGCCAGGGGCCGCTACGACTATATCCGATCCCTGGTGGCCTTACGCGTGTGGGGCGGGACCCTCACCCGGACGGATCTGGAGGAACTCAACAGTTGGCTGGCACGGACTTGAAGACCGGCTTTCAGGATATGGTAGGCCTGGCTACGCGGACAGCACTCCGCTGAGTACTCAAAAGTCAAAGAAGCGCCGAGCAGGTGATTGAAAATGATTGTGGCACTTCCACCAGCGTCGCTTCACCAGAATCTACAATACTATCGTCACGAATAGACCCCACCGACTTTCTCCGTGGAAAGTAGCATGCCCTGCAAGTGGACAAAACAAGAATAGCCACACGACTTTTCAGCCATCAAGCTCGTGTCCTAACCCTCATGAGTTGTTTGGAGCCAAACTTCTTGCAGTGGGGTCTTTCCTTTGGACAGGATGCTCAGCTATTCCATCGTGTGTGGTTTCCTCACATCTTCTTCACGTCATCTCTCAAGCTTGCGCTTGAAACGACCGACATACTTGAAGGGAACCATCGACAGTAGCGCTCCAGAAACACACTGCCAGAACAAGGGGGCCATAGTGACGAACGCACAACTCGACCAGACCTGTATCAACACGATCCGTACTCTTTCGATGGATGCCGTGCAGCAAGCCAATTCAGGCCACCCAGGAACACCGATGGCCATGGCCCCGGTGGCCTACTGTCTCTGGCAGCGAATCCTCCGGTTTGATCCGAGCGATCCGATTTGGCCGAATCGAGACCGATTCGTGCTGTCGATGGGGCACGCCTCCATGCTCCTCTACTCACTGCTGCATTTGACCGGAGTGAAGGCAGTCAATCCTCAGTACGAACGGCTGGGTGAGCTCTCGGTGCAACTGGACGACCTCAAACACTTCCGTCAGCTCAACAGTAAATGTGCAGGACACCCGGAATACCGCTGGACCTCTGGCGTGGAGACCACGACCGGTCCGCTCGGACAAGGGGTTGCCACCAGCGTTGGAATGGCCATCGCCGCCCAGTGGCAAGCCCAGTACTTCAATCGCCCAGGGTTCGACATGTTTGACTACAACGTCTACGCGCTCTGTGGCGACGGCTGCATGATGGAAGGTGTCACAGGAGAAGCGGCGTCCCTGGCGGCGCATTTGAAACTGTCCAACCTCTGCTGGATCTACGATAACAACAAGATCACGATCGAAGGACACACGGACTGGGCCTTCAGTGAAGACGTGGCCACCCGGTTCATCGGATACGGATGGAATGTCACCCGGGTTGGCGACGCCAACGATCTCGACATGCTTGAACGAGCCTTGACCACGTTTAAAAAGGAGGCGGATCGCCCAACGCTGATCATCGTCGATAGTCATATCGCCTATGGTTCCCCCAATAAACAAGATACCCATGCCGCACACGGCGAACCGCTGGGCGAAGAAGAAATTCGGCTGACCAAACAGAACTACGGCTGGCCGGAACACGAAACGTTCCTGGTACCAAAGGGCGTCCGCGAACATTTCCAGGAGGGCATGGGACAGCGTGGGCGCGAGGCGCGCGCGGCCTGGATGGCCAAGTTTGAAGACTATCAGCGACAATTCCCTCAGCTCGCCGATCACCTCGCTCACATGCAACAGCGCCAACTACCTGAGGGCTGGGACAAGGATCTTCCGGTATTCCCTCCCGATGCCAAAGGAGTGGCCGGCCGCGATGCCTCGAGTAAGGTGCTCAACGTCCTGGCGAAAAACGTCCCGTGGCTCTTAGGAGGAT from the Nitrospira sp. genome contains:
- a CDS encoding HlyD family type I secretion periplasmic adaptor subunit, which codes for MSELLLDAPRHSLSDDRAICRQGFALVLVVFGGFGAWAALAPLQSASLAPGVITVEHYRKTVQHLEGGIIRSLAVQDGDSVQHDQVLATLDDTHSRAQLEVLRGQLYSRTAQEARLAAQRDGLPVVHYPPDLLAHRDDPRVQDALRLQDQTFAVRRVASDGERAVYRRQIEQLRAKVKGLHTQMVNRDRLVESYRGELADFTSLLKEGFTEKQKVEELDRALAQSEGQRGQLLSDIAASELHMAEIELKILQVQKDLQRDVAKELSTVQDELFQLREKVQSLESLVNRAVIKAPVSGMVLGLTLHTLGAVLPPGGRLLDIVPQHQKLIIEAQVAPIDIDRVTVGQVAEVRFSAFKTRDVPTIEGTLISLSADRLVRDTKESTSGETAYYLARVAVSPKGLEALSSANLELVPGMPAEVLIKTGARTLVQYLMKPLTDTFTRAFLED
- the tkt gene encoding transketolase, with amino-acid sequence MLSYSIVCGFLTSSSRHLSSLRLKRPTYLKGTIDSSAPETHCQNKGAIVTNAQLDQTCINTIRTLSMDAVQQANSGHPGTPMAMAPVAYCLWQRILRFDPSDPIWPNRDRFVLSMGHASMLLYSLLHLTGVKAVNPQYERLGELSVQLDDLKHFRQLNSKCAGHPEYRWTSGVETTTGPLGQGVATSVGMAIAAQWQAQYFNRPGFDMFDYNVYALCGDGCMMEGVTGEAASLAAHLKLSNLCWIYDNNKITIEGHTDWAFSEDVATRFIGYGWNVTRVGDANDLDMLERALTTFKKEADRPTLIIVDSHIAYGSPNKQDTHAAHGEPLGEEEIRLTKQNYGWPEHETFLVPKGVREHFQEGMGQRGREARAAWMAKFEDYQRQFPQLADHLAHMQQRQLPEGWDKDLPVFPPDAKGVAGRDASSKVLNVLAKNVPWLLGGSADLAPSTKTRLTFEGAGDFTAKDRGGRNLHFGVREHAMGSVLNGLSLSKVRPYGSGFLIFSDYSRGAIRLSALMEIPVIHIFTHDSIGVGEDGPTHQPIEQLASLRAVPNLIVLRPADANEVSEAWRVIMHMQHEPVALILTRQALPTIDRTKYAPASGVAKGAYVLADAPGGKPDVLLIASGSEVSLCLEAAEQLKAKGIKARVVSMPSWELFEHQPQAYRDSVLPPAVTARVCIEQASTFGWAAYAGLTGEIIGMKSFGASAPLKELQKKFGFTTDNVVAAAIRQIQKPAKAA